A single region of the Vicia villosa cultivar HV-30 ecotype Madison, WI linkage group LG4, Vvil1.0, whole genome shotgun sequence genome encodes:
- the LOC131594680 gene encoding uncharacterized protein LOC131594680, whose protein sequence is MAAGRNVDINIEAMMRWTGAIGQAPQENVGYGGKDEFRAFGDFQRCNPPIFEGGYGPDKAHAWMREIEKIFQVVSCTDVQKVQFGTHMMTKEADVWWSNTVPRFEIEGIEVTWTLFRDVFLENYFPGDVRGKKEVRNLDLKQGREQVCGKPYDDVGKQSGFSKKPSGGGASTLIKCYRCGETGHKIVDCGVGSSRICYSCGEQGHNCAMYDKPKKDQAKGRVFALFGAETTSKDKLI, encoded by the coding sequence atggctgcgggaaggaatgttgacattaatattgaggcaatgatgaggtggactggtgcgattggacaagcgccgcaagagaatgtcggttatggaggaaaggatgagtttcgtgcttttggagactttcaaaggtgcaacccgccgatctttgaaggagggtatggaccagacaaagcgcacgcatggatgagagaaattgagaagatctttcaagtcgtcagttgtactgatgtacagaaggtacagtttggtactcacatgatgacaaaagaagctgacgtttggtggagtaatactgtaccgagatttgaaatagaaggtattgaagttacttggactcttttccgtgatgtatttttggaaaactattttccaggagatgtgcgtggaaagaaagaagtgagaaatctGGATTTGAAGCAAGGAAGAGAACAAGTctgtgggaaaccgtatgatgacgTGGGGAAACAATCGGGTTTtagcaagaagccaagtgggggaggagcttctactttgattaagtgctacaggtgtggcgagacgggACACAAAAttgttgattgtggagttggttcgagtaggatttgctacagttgtggtgagcaaggacacaattgtgccatgtaCGATAAGCCGAAGAAGGATCAAGCGAAAGGAAGAGTGTTTGCGTTGTTTGGTGCTGagactacttctaaggataagttaatctga
- the LOC131596991 gene encoding uncharacterized protein LOC131596991, protein MAAPVERLLGDYGGANALAGRMTIIAQQLANTQQPGALPSATVTNPKDHNNVSAIVTRSGKGKGVVENNDEEEEPLLEVDLEIRENEVEAKDVVVMEPTPKEKVVEQKQKPAVKLPFPIRNKKKGQHEKNFEKFLEMFKKLEINIPFLEALEQMPTYAKFMKDIIAKKRTVDRDPIILTETCSAILQGMKIPVKKQDRGSVTIPCTIGDRSFKKALIDLGASVSLMPLSIYKRLEIGNVQDTRMTLQFADHSVKRPYVIVEDVLVKIDKFVFPVDFVILEMPEDEEIPIILGRPFIETGRCLIDIEEGTMTLKVYDEELKIDVRNTMKYKDDIATSQHIEELKLEFFLRMQVGFH, encoded by the exons ATGGCAGCTCCCGTAGAAAGGctgttaggtgattatggtggagcaaatgcTCTAGCTGGACGAATGACAATT ATAGCACAGCAGTTAGCAAACACTCAACAGCCGGGCGCTTTACCAAGTGCCACAGTTACCAATCCTAAAGATCATAATAATGTGAGCGCTATTGTTACTAGGAGCGGTAAAGGGAAAGGTGTAGTTGAAAATAATGACGAGGAAGAGGAACCATTGTTGGAGGTAGACTTAGAGATAAGAGAAAATGAGGTAGAAGCTAAGGATGTGGTGGTGATGGAACCAACACCAAAAGAGAAGGTGGTTGAACAAAAACAAAAGCCGGCAGTAAAACTTCCGTTTCCAATAAGGAACAAGAAAAAAGGGCAACatgagaagaattttgaaaagttcttggagatgttcaagaaGTTGGAGATTAATATTCCATTCTTGGAGGCATTAGAACAAATGCCTACTTATGCAAAATTTATGAAGGACATCATTGCCAAGAAAAGAACCGTCGATCGTGACCCTATTATTCTAACCGAAacgtgtagtgctattttgcagggtatgaagattcctGTGAAAAAGCAAGATCGGGGTTCCGTGACTATTCCTTGTACAATTGGGGATAGGTCATTCAAGAAAGCTCTAattgatttgggagcaagtgtgagCCTTATGCCTTTGTCTATCTATAAGAGATTGGAGATAGGTAATGTacaagatacaagaatgacactccagTTTGCTGACCACTCTGTTAAAAGACCTTATGTGATAGTAGAAGACGTGCTTGTGAAAATTGACAAATTTGTGTTCCCAGTGGATTTTGTAATTCTAGAGATGCCGGAAGATGAGGAGATCCCTATTATTTTGGGAAGGCCATTTATAGAGACAGGGCGATGTTTGATAGACATTGAAGAAGGCACAATGACtctgaaagtttatgatgaagagctAAAGATTGATGTGCGCAACAccatgaagtacaaggatgataTAGCAACTAGTCAACATATTGAG GAATTAAAGTTGGAGTTTTTCTTAAGAATGCAAGTTGGATTTCATTGA